The genomic stretch CTAATTGCAAACGCCTAGaataagcatttattaaaatctcaGCGTGTTAAGGTATCGTATATCGATTGAAAACACGtgtaaaatcgtttcaggattAACTTGTGGAGGTTCTTGATTGAAGTTTTCGcagctcatgatgattaaaaataagtctcaaacgggtgtatgccgcgtgtcgtaatggagattgccctgacgtttcgcgaccgactgctggtcactttttcaagggaataatgctgggattggtttttgctgccttttttcccTACCTACCTCcctcctgaaatataaaaaagccagcaaaaaccaatcccagcattattcccttgaaaaagtgaccagcagtcggtcgcgaaacgtcggggcaatctccattacgacacgcaaCATATAcgcgtatgtgacttatttttaatcattgtgGAGGTTcgatatatctatgataaaaacacaaatggtagtttccacattttaattataaactctaatgccgaccatggtttcagaatataattattaccttgacaatgacataatatgttgaaaccatggtcggtagttgagttttgaattaaagtgtagaaattaccatttatgtttttatcatggaATGAAAACACTCTTCTATTTGATCTTACCCAACAGTCCAGTGCATCCGAGAATGATGAAAGCTGTGAGGGTGCACATGAGGCCCCTTGACCCGTCTATACTTGTACTGCCAGCACTGGCTGTCCTCAACAACGAGGACGACGTATCCGCTGTGGCTCCACTGCCTATGCCGAACAATATGGCCGCCAGTGTCAGCTTGCCATACCATTCCGCACGGGAAAGAACTGTTAGAGAAGAAGAATAATGGGCACAATTaggattcgaaaaaaataatgacctaatgtaaatgaaatatatattataaccACTATTTTAGTTCATAACTGAAAACATGttgatataaatttcaaatttgattcgtaaacggcggtgaaattcacacgtCGCGTTTAGCGGACAcatatttgtggaaattttctgCCAAATACTCTGAGGTGGTTCTACGATCGGTCAATTTATGACATTTCACGACGCCCCCAGGCAGGTGATCAGTGAATCCGCGAGTGACCAGTCTGTGCGATCTACATGAACCAATGTAAAAACGACCGTTGATTATCATGGAAAAACAATTATGGGAGCCTGGAACCGAACCACGGAAATTGATTGTCTGCAGGGAAAATTTTTCCATGGCAATTGACGTGGAAGAACATAAGGAATTTGTGCATGAAAATAAACCGAGAGAAAACGTGTGGCTCAACATTTATACGATTATAGATGATGTTATCAAAGCAAAATTCTCATCAATCAGGCAAATTTTGTTGCTCGTTCTGCTTGCAATTTGCGGCTCACTTCTGAAACTCTAATCAAAAAATTGATTGGCTTCCCACGTTCGTTTCACTCCCTATTGACTGGCCGTATTTGAACCATTTTCACGTGACAAATTactcatttattatttaaactatcatTTGAAACTTGCAGTGAGTAGagagtatatattttttcacatttccccGTGACTCAAATATGAACATTTCTAGAATCTGGTTTTATTCCAGCAGTCCAACAAACGATTTTAAAGATAATTGGATAATATTGACACTTGTCACAAAACGACATTTCAAACGCGAAGAGACAATGCATACCCTCAAGGCGCCGCGGAAAGTAGTGAACCTCCCTCTCCCAAAACAACAGCCTTATTCGCCCCCACAcagatttattaataaaatttgaaggcaAGGGAAATTTTGAAATGCGTCTATTCCAAATACCCTGACAACTTCAAAGtgatagtttaaattttaatcgaGTTATTCTTCACTATAAGAAAGCGTTCGGGAATGATGAGTACTGTTAAAAAGCGATGTCCTATCATCATTATTAATATCAAAGACAAACACTAAAGTGAAAGATATTATGGTAGACGCttgtgaagatatttttaacTACTTTGTCTCATATCCCTTACGGCAAATGCAAAGATATTTTCAAAGCATCATCATCTGTGTCAAAACTAAATATAACATCTTTGAATAAAAGAATAAAGCGGGGTATGATGCATATTAAAGTGTCATAgaaacagaaaattatttatgtggACAGGTTCACTTGGTGAGGGGGTTGTATTATTGAGGGGTTAATAACCGGGGTGTTCTTTCAGAACGTGCAACTCATAAAGGCTGAGAAGGGACTGAGATAAGCTTTCCAGCAGATGGATTAAGAATCAGGAAGAGCCCGCGTTATCAAAAAGGATCAAAAAACTAAGGACATGGTTAAAAAAGGAGTGAAAATGACCATGCAGCACATTATGCATACCGATTTGAGATTGCCTTACTTGAAGTATTTAGGCTCATTGATGTCAGAAAATAGTGATGATAACCAAGAATTCTAAAAACGAGTTAATGCGTCGAATAAGACCTACTTTGAGCACCAGAGCCTGTTTAAGTTACgcttataaaatatgtaaatctgAAAATCAAAAACTGTTGCAGCAAAAAGTTCTTGCTTTGGGGACTTTAGCCACCTCCCCCACGAAATGTTCGCCCTTTGTGCGACTAGGTATCCGCGATACATCCCATTTGGAGACAACTAGCCCGTGGGTACTTTACGTCTAGCATTATCTCAACTACTAAAGGTTGAGGACTGATATCTAGGTCTCAGATCTGAAATTTGCTCAAAATAGGATCATATTTACGACTGCTGTCAGAGTGCTgaagtttaaaagttttcgaaGCATCATGCGGGTAGGAAAAAGAGAAGCCTATTAAGACCAAGCTATAATAACTACGACcgttatggtaaaaaataatttgaatttaaacttTAGCACTATACGCAAGAAATTTATAGCTATATTCATGGTTTTCCGATGCATAGGAATTGAGAACAAATTACCACTATAGGCAACACTTACACCACCCAAGGCCTCCTCGAAGCCAATTTCTGACTACATGGCTGTCGAGGAACTGAAGGAACTGTCTAAGGGAAAGGGAAACGAGGGGCTGCAGTGTGCCAATCTAAAGGCCTCGATAGACACATTTACCTACTCGTACAAGTTATAGTATGAGTTAGGCAGGCCAAAATGATtgcaatactatgaatgaatgTTAGTTACATcagatattgcaatatttacagAGGATTTATTAagacacgacgcgtttcgttgttacaaaaaaCGTTGTTGTAACAGCGAAACGCGTCGTTTTCTAAAGAATTccttggaaatattgcaatggcTCCTTTAACTTATATCAATAACCACCACCACATTGTACCGCATTGCATACaagatatgaataaatgaatgaatgtagGCCTTCAGCCAACCATAAGGATTTCCACTCACGGAAAAAAGCAATCGCCGAAGCAATGGAGCCCACGCAGTACACGATCTTCCTGCAGCACCTCGGCTCGAACacttccttccccctcctcctcgcgGCCGGATACGAGATCCAGGAAGTGGCCGCGGACACGAGGACGCTGCAAAACCCCGCGATGGCCAACAGCAGGACGGCGTCGTTGTTGGTGCGACCCATCCTGCGGGCCACGAGGGGAAGCAGAGTGAAGAAGGCCATCCCGGCCAACCTGGAGGACGCGGAGAGGGCTAGGCTAGGATAGAAGGAAGCCTTGGTCAGCCCCCTCCAGGACACCACCCTCTCCAGCTCCTTCCTCCACGACCTCTGACCCCCATGGTCCTCCTCGTCCGCGTCGGCATCTTCCTCCTCGTCGTCCCGGCAGGAAGATCCGCCGCTCAGCGTCCTGCTTCGCCTCCGACGCCGCCCCCTCCACTTCCGCCTCTTCCACTTCCAGCGCTTCCACTTGGCTGGCCCGCCCCCGTTGGGCGAAATGAGGAACGTGGTGGAAGACGTCGACGAAGGCGTGTCCGGAGTGTAGCTGCTGTTGCCGTTCGGGTAGCACGGGGTGCTCTGTGAGTCTGGCGAAGGGGGTTGGAGCCccttgtcgttgttgttgttgttgtggctGTGGTTGTTGTTGATGTTGGGGATGGTGAGGGTGAGACGGCGGCTGAGTCGTTTCTCCTGCCAATCGGCGCCTTCCCTCGAGTCCTCGTCCTCCGTCTCCTCCGGGATCTGCGGAAGGATCTCCACGCCGTAGCAGTTCCTTCGCCTCGGTTGCTGCAGGAGGGACGTTATTGCATCCGGAGCAGGTTGTTCcttcaggaaaaaatattgcattattcaTACGGGAAAGACTGTGGCGGCAGTAAGTGCCCCGCAAACCTCGCGGCGTGGAGGGCCCCGCTTCAAGGGAGCCCTCGTGACgagcagggaaaaaataattaccagcttaaataattttttataagtttgtaatattttattaatttattcttttcatctatttccattaaaaaacgacgttttagaaaaataaaatgttgtctTAAACACTCAGCTGCAGATCAAATTTTAACGTTGTGCGATAGTTCAAAACTGTTTCCGGCTATTTGGCGGTCAGTGAATGTACGCCATTAATCGAATTGAGTAATAATACTACAAAAcattacataattaatttaaaacacgttttattttaactgcaatcaagaaaatattaaaataaagcaaaaaagtAATTAGAAACCCACGTTGTATTCAaactaaaaagatgaaaataaaccAACCTGCATTGGCCTAAGGTCCCAAgcttaaattttacttaaaaattatacttaaatgatttaaaaaaagtgatgTGCACCTATGTCATTATCTTAATTCACattatttctgagaaaatattcattgcaatatttcaactAAAATCTCAAATATATGATGATGGATTTTAATCATTCAAGTGTCTTTTAGTCATATAATTTAAACACAGGAGCTTGGGGTAAGGCAGGTtcgtttatttcattatttttagctTGGACAAAGACATGggttttaaaagtaatttttgaatttatttacatatttttttaccatgcatCTTCAAGGGGGTAGGAGCAGGTAAGGAACCAAAGAAATTGGTATCGCCGCGATCATGAGCCAGGCGACACTCCAGGGTTTTAGGAATAGAAATGTAAGGAAGATGAATGGAAGAATCGGTCTCAATGGAAGAATCTGACAAATGGAAGAAAGTATGGAACCATGAGTGGAAGAATCACAGCGGTTTCAAATCGAAAGAAGCTgaccaaaagtaattttttcgaatGGTGTATTCCACAGGATGTGGTACTCAGCATATGCTAAAATGTCGGTATTTAAGTTGATCAGAGCGGTCGCAGGAAACCAGTTAACATGGAGAATACACTGTATAAAGGAATCGCGCGAAATCGGCCAAATTCGAAGAAGTGCACCTTTATGGAGGACTAAATGTAGCCGATATattacgcaaaaaaataattttagccacGAAGAAAAACATTATCGTAGCGCgtaaatacattttattcgaacattaatatatttattattttataaacttctaataattttgatttttctgccCGACTTGTCAAATGAAATATACAATATCGTTCAGGGCGTCACCTGCAGTCGCGATGCATTTAGCGTAAATAATAAGGAGATAGCATAAGCAAAGCAGCGGCAAATATTTGCTACTTGCAACTATTTGCTACTCCAACCTCAACTTTAATTTAACAATAAGCAATGCGCCGTCAATAAGGCGGCGCGAGCTACCATTAGCGGAACATTTAATGCATGTTCTCaaagaaagattttatttttttaattcgtgttcCTAGAGGAAGGGATGTTCACTCTACACAAGCGTTGACCCTGAGATCTGGATGATAATTGTGACTCCGAGCTTCtacttctgaaaaaaaaacagctggTTGTTGAATGATTATCTCGCATGCCTGCTCCGAAGAATGTTTGTCCTTGGCTCCGCTACCACTCACCAATGGCTCGTCGGAAGACATGTCGTCATCGTCATCGCGCGCGTCGAAGGCAGTAGCGTCATCTCGCGCCGGATTCTTCCAACTCCTTCCAGCAAGGTCCTCCTCAAAGGGAAGCAAGTTCTCTCCTTCTGGCGCTGTAATCGTCCGCCCGCTACAATTCCAACCGGATTCAGCATCATCTTCCTCCATAATGGAATAACTCATGTTTCTGTCCCAATTGAGGGTGAATGGAATGaggaaatgcattaatttttaatatatgttgACTTAGAGTATTTTATACCTCAAGTGTAAAACAAGTAATATATTGACAAAGCCATACATAATTCATATGCTaatggtgactgaataaattgaattatattgattaaaaatgttgTGGGTTAGATTTAATAAAAAGATGGTCAACCATTGATGCTCAACGATAAACATAACAATGCATTTTTGCACATAGCAAAAGAGATGCTTCATTGCCACTTCATTTCACATcatatgaaattttcataatcTGGCTACTTTTCAATGACCAGGGCcagccctagcaggtgcggggctaggggcgaaccttcagtgcagggcccttcacttaaaatattaaactctataccccatctagaaactcgagcattttgaatccctaccactctttggctaagtatgtgttcccctcccaaattcagacttcgtaattacgccgttatgataccttgattcaaaactatcgtatattttaatattttttcacgaacgcggggcccggggcggtcgccccagtcgccccgccctaaggctgGCCCTGTCAATGACACTTGAGTATCGTTGTTATTCCTTAAAACTTCTATGTGAAGTCTGGTCAATTCCACAGTGCGTATAATTTGACATTGTATTGGccgatatttattcaatattaaatGCTTATTGATTGTTATAACTGACGAGACTTTTGTTTTGGATGCATCtgattgatataaaaatatatttttgctatttcCCACATTTACCCTGGTTTGgtgcagaaaattttaaggaacATCACTTAGTGGGAGccaaaataattgttataaattaattttccaattacGTGTTTGTTTAATATTACTGAGAATATCATGAATAAATTCTAATTTAcagaaatttctgaaaaaatgaaCCTTCAGCAAGTGGCAACATACTATAGCTTACCACAAAAGACAATACATAGACTGCAACAGTGAGAAGGAGATATCGTTTAATGATTAGTGAGTGTAGCTAAAGATTGCTTGAGATATATGTCTTATAAATAATTTGTTCAACACTGAATTCAGCCATGGACAGACTATAAAACTGCCAATTCCTTGAAGGAATtaagtttgaaatgaatattttttcatttcgctaATGCGATAATTGGTGCATATACAGGTCACATTTTAGGCATGAACATAACCACAATAAGTACCAGAGTGGTGGTGTATaaattcaaaatggtgattttttacggctttttgagaaATATGTTATTAATCCATACACTATTCTCAGAGTAACATCAATCTGATAAAGTTAaatggattgaaattaaaaatttatctgagttctgggggggctTTCAGCCTCCAAAATCACCCCTCACTGCACCTGCACTGATACCATGAACACAATATCATTCATGGCCATAAAGTGAATTGACTCACATATCAGtcaattcattttaatttgcaaataatgagaataatataTTATAGCTATATAGCTATCTTAGATTGAGGAATCAAAGagttaaaagaagaaaattaacacATCAAAGACTGGATGATATTTTTTGAACTTATCCCTCTAGGTTGCACATTTCCCCGGAGGTTTGGTTTTTGCAGTTGActctataattaatttaattactctATAACTAACAAAAACACTAAAGCAATTATGTTTAATACAGTGTGTACTGATGCAATCAGGGCTTAGACAAAGTAGTTACGGTGTATCATTACAGGTGGCTTGTAAATAAGCAGAACACAAAAAACATGAGTTAACTCGAGTGCACATTGTGTTAAATTGCTACAAATGCTAATAACCTTGATAAAAATTGCACACTAGAATTTAGTATTACTCTGGCagtgtttgaattaaaattagttcatttaaaaatttgcattttaaattgtaaattagaaaatatttttagaaaatattaataacactAAAAATGATGATAATCCTTTTTTCAGGTAGTAATTGCTGAAAAAATGAtggaatacttaaaataaatcagtaaatCATGAAACATTAGTGCAAACACTTATTTCCAATGCAATGATCACCATGGAATTCTGCATCCATTATATGACTTTAAAAATATTGAGAGTCAACCTGTCTTTCATTGACTGTAtttcatgaagtttttttgaAACACAGTTCATGATGAAGGTTATCCATAAAAT from Ischnura elegans chromosome 7, ioIscEleg1.1, whole genome shotgun sequence encodes the following:
- the LOC124162199 gene encoding uncharacterized protein LOC124162199, with amino-acid sequence MLGRSSSSPVGVVAALRGDGGFPAGGRRGSGGGRRGSGGPAVYEDEEEGEEDLEAGYQVEGEEEDEDSEDEGGNAAGKRGRAPGCRGSAGGATAAGIGSGWAIYVVLFVFQLTVPSILWSYGVLMTWMIESGDVQLPIALWTPALFSATYCLVDPWVRWPATRGSSGRRTKVSAPWVLRPLAIAGILITTTSLFVTPFFPTRDYCLLTYGVLAGLGSSMAVAQSELALDHRFPPRKRRYRKRVFSLCIIRVACSISQITSPLILMGLVNAFGRRYAPMLHAGIVLQALVAALLLRQRRAGNLRRAVRLANMSYSIMEEDDAESGWNCSGRTITAPEGENLLPFEEDLAGRSWKNPARDDATAFDARDDDDDMSSDEPLEQPAPDAITSLLQQPRRRNCYGVEILPQIPEETEDEDSREGADWQEKRLSRRLTLTIPNINNNHSHNNNNNDKGLQPPSPDSQSTPCYPNGNSSYTPDTPSSTSSTTFLISPNGGGPAKWKRWKWKRRKWRGRRRRRSRTLSGGSSCRDDEEEDADADEEDHGGQRSWRKELERVVSWRGLTKASFYPSLALSASSRLAGMAFFTLLPLVARRMGRTNNDAVLLLAIAGFCSVLVSAATSWISYPAARRRGKEVFEPRCCRKIVYCVGSIASAIAFFLLSRAEWYGKLTLAAILFGIGSGATADTSSSLLRTASAGSTSIDGSRGLMCTLTAFIILGCTGLLDVYTGRSPIENTIGSHITSLPGATSLSICFSIIAIIQFLAGIAWCIQPVLSRFYQRQRHFAGWSPGMFLQTA